A single genomic interval of Arctopsyche grandis isolate Sample6627 chromosome 8, ASM5162203v2, whole genome shotgun sequence harbors:
- the Vamp7 gene encoding vesicle-associated membrane protein 7 translates to MPLLYSVISRGTVVLAKYASCAGNFAEVTEQILSKIAPHNDKLTYSHGNYLFHYVCENGIIYFCITDDQFERSRAFLFLYEIKRRFNASFGETATTAIAYAMNSEFSRVLAAEMKHYSESRDIDTISRVHGELDELKSIMVKNIDNVSLRGERLELLVNKTENLANNSVSFRSTSRNLARSMFWKNIKLYVILAVVIVVIMYFIVSMACGGLAWKSCV, encoded by the exons ATGCCTCTCCTCTATAGTGTGATATCCCGAGGGACGGTCGTCTTGGCCAAGTACGCGTCGTGCGCTGGTAATTTCGCTGAGGTCACCGAGCAAATCTTATCGAAGATAGCGCCACACAACGATAAGCTCACATATTCCCATGGAAACTATCTCTTCCACTACGTCTGCGAGAATGGCATCATTTACTTCTGCATTACGGACGAT CAATTTGAAAGATCTCGTGCGTTTCTGTTCTTGTACGAGATTAAAAGAAGATTCAATGCATCATTCGGTGAGACGGCCACTACGGCCATAGCTTACGCGATGAATAGTGAATTTTCAAGAGTACTCGCTGCCGAAATGAAACACTATAGTGAATCTAGAGATATCGACACTATATCGAGGGTACACGGAGAATTGGACGAACTAAAAAGTATAATGGTGAAGAATATAG ATAATGTTTCTCTACGTGGTGAACGACTTGAGTTATTAgtaaataaaactgaaaatttgGCCAACAAT tcTGTGTCATTCCGAAGCACCTCCAGGAATTTGGCCCGATCAATGTTTTGGAAGAATATTAAGCTGTATGTAATTCTAGCAGTGGTTATTGTTgtcattatgtattttattgtatcaATGGCTTGTGGAGGGTTAGCGTGGAAATCGTGTGTCTGA
- the LOC143915220 gene encoding uncharacterized protein LOC143915220 has protein sequence MTTLIQYFNLFERAVNYKLKMMTGCQIRCLSCDNNLELFNNFRNVCHKSYETSKLRLNQYSDIKPEEVLLEDLKCEHEQTGGSPIKIHGRKVTSCNYKTGTFDHIEPPLPQTADLQLHQNNHAPLKCEFCFKSFASKSNLMRHLKVHSEENSYKCDICLKSFATKYHLVKHKISDTGEKPYKCDICLKSFPTKYYHTIHERSHAGEKAHKCEICLKPFTTKRNLIRHLKLHSGEKPYRCDICLKSFADKSNFVRHEKSHSEEKPYKCDICLKSFVTKYHLGIHERSHTRKSHINVIFT, from the exons ATGACAACTCTCATCCAATACTTCAACTTATTCGAACGTGCTGTCAACTACAA attaaaaatgaTGACGGGTTGCCAAATACGATGTCTTTCGTGTGACAATAATCTGGAATTGTTTAACAATTTTCGAAACGTTTGTCATAAAAGTTACGAAACATCGAAACTGAGGTTAAACCAGTATTCGGATATCAAGCCAGAAGAAGTTTTACTGGAAGATTTAAAATGTGAACATGAGCAGACCGGTGGTTCGCCAATAAAA ATCCATGGGAGAAAAGTTACTTCATGTAATTATAAAACTGGAACATTTGACCATATTGAACCTCCATTACCGCAAACTGCCGATTTACAATTACATCAAAATAATCATGCACCACTCAAATGTgaattttgtttcaaatcatttgcTTCCAAATCCAACCTTATGAGACATTTGAAAGTTCATTCAGAAGAAAATTcctataaatgtgatatttgcctAAAATCATTTGCTACAAAATATCACCTTGTAAAACACAAAATATCCGAtactggggaaaagccatacaaatgtgacatttgtttaaaatcatttcctaCAAAGTATTATCATACAATACATGAAAGATCTCATGCCGGAGAAAAGGcgcacaaatgtgaaatttgtctaaaaccaTTTACTACAAAACGTAACCTTATTCGACATTTGAAACTTCATTCTGGAGAAAAACCGTACagatgtgatatttgtttaaaatcatttgctgaTAAATCCAACTTTGTGAGACATGAAAAATCTCACTCTgaagaaaagccatacaaatgtgatatttgtttaaaatcatttgttacAAAATATCACCTCGGAATACACGAAAGGTCTCATACTAGGAAAAGccatataaatgtgatatttacttaa